A single Brachionichthys hirsutus isolate HB-005 chromosome 17, CSIRO-AGI_Bhir_v1, whole genome shotgun sequence DNA region contains:
- the ube2kb gene encoding ubiquitin-conjugating enzyme E2Kb (UBC1 homolog, yeast), whose translation MANIAVQRIKREFKEVIKSEETSKNQINVELVDENFTELKGEIAGPPDTPYEGGRYQLEIKIPETYPFNPPKVRFITKIWHPNISSVTGAICLDILKDQWAAAMTLRTVLLSLQALLAAAEPDDPQDAVVANQYKQNPEMFKQTARLWSHVYAGAPVSSPDYTCKIDKLCAMGFDKNAVIAALSSKSWDVETATELLLSN comes from the exons ATGGCTAACATCGCGGTGCAAAGGATCAAGAGGGAGTTCAAAGAAGTTATCAAAAGCGAGGAG ACGAGTAAAAACCAGATAAATGTAGAATTGGTGGATGAGAACTTTACGGAGCTGAAGGGGGAGATCGCCGGTCCTCCGGACACACCGTATGAAG GTGGCAGATATCAGCTTGAAATAAAAATTCCAGAAACGTACCCTTTTAACCCTCCCAAG GTGCGTTTCATAACTAAAATCTGGCACCCTAATATCAGTTCTGTGACAGGAGCGATATgtctggacattttaaaagaccAGTG GGCGGCCGCTATGACGCTGCGTACGGTACTGCTGTCGCTACAGGCTCTCCTCGCTGCCGCGGAACCGGATGATCCACAGGATGCGGTAGTAGCAAACCAg TATAAACAGAACCCAGAAATGTTCAAACAGACTGCGAGGCTGTGGTCGCACGTCTACGCAGGCGCTCCTGTCTCGAGTCCAGACTACACATGCAAAATAGACAAACTCTGTGCCATGGGCTTTGATAAG AACGCAGTAATAGCAGCCTTGTCTTCAAAGTCCTGGGATGTTGAAACGGCCACAGAGCTGCTCCTCAGCAATTGA
- the vps37a gene encoding vacuolar protein sorting-associated protein 37A isoform X2: MNWLFPLSKGSGAPVSSLQQQRQRQIESLKVAHPSLAEIQKDVEYRIPFTINSSTISVNVLLPPQFPQEKPVVSVYPPVGHHLVDSNNGTMITSPLITNFGMHSDLGKVIQSLLDEFWKSPPALMSTGPAGFPYLYKSGIAPYPTQAYYGPRHAAPAGPGPAPSPAPMPHPGVDGAHGPPRAPAPYGLISDLPLPVPTGDPQAGLNGHVYRMPDIPESFPELCDINLMQLSGLSEDEDLLLEFFVTLPQLKQVAHDKGELVTNIVDMARKNLQIEPRLDGKRQEMLYKYEQLTQMKSAFETRMQRQHDLSESFSLSTLQARLKVAAHQAEEESEEMAENFLEGRTDIDEFLTGFMEKRTLCHSRRAKEEKLQQSINSQFPTNL; the protein is encoded by the exons ATGAACTGGCTTTTCCCCCTGTCTAAAGGCTCCGGAGCTCCTGTCAGCAGCTTACAGCAACAAAGACAGCGGCAGATCGAGTCTCTAAAAGTCGCTCATCCAAG CCTTGCAGAAATCCAGAAGGATGTCGAGTACAGGATCCCCTTCACAATCAACAGCTCAACCATTAGTGTTAATGT gctgctgcccccccagtTCCCCCAGGAGAAGCCGGTGGTTAGCGTCTACCCGCCTGTGGGTCATCACCTAGTTGACAGCAACAATGGCACCATGATCACCAGCCCCCTCATCACGAAC TTTGGGATGCACTCCGATCTGGGTAAGGTCATTCAGAGTCTGCTGGACGAGTTCTGGAAGAGTCCTCCTGCCTTGATGTCCACTGGCCCTGCTGGCTTTCCGTA TTTGTACAAGTCGGGCATCGCTCCTTATCCCACTCAGGCTTATTATGGTCCTCGCCACGCGGCGCCTGCTGGTCCAGGCCCGGCTCCGTCACCGGCTCCCATGCCTCACCCGGGGGTCGACGGTGCTCACGGGCCCCCGAGAGCTCCGGCACCATATGGACTCATTTCTGACCTTCCGCTGCCTGTTCCTACGGGAGATCCGCAG GCTGGACTGAACGGACACGTTTACAGGATGCCTGACATTCCCGAGTCTTTTCCCGAACTCTGTGACATCAA TCTCATGCAGCTGTCAGGCCTGTCTGAAGATGAAGATTTGTTACTGGAGTTCTTTGTGACTTTGCCGCAACTCAAACAGGTCGCCCACGACAAAGGAGAGCTGGTCACAAACATCGTCGACATGGCGA GGAAAAACCTTCAGATCGAACCCCGGCTGGATGGAAAGAGACAGGAAATGCTCTACAAG TACGAACAGCTGACTCAGATGAAGTCGGCCTTTGAGACGAGGATGCAGCGGCAGCACGACCTCAGCGAG AGCTTCAGTCTCAGTACTCTACAGGCCCGGCTGAAGGTCGCGGCCCACCAGGCTgaggaggagtcggaggagaTGGCTGAGAACTTCCTGGAGGGACGCACAGACATAGATGAATTCCTGACTGGCTTCATGGAGAAGAGAACG CTTTGCCACAGCAGAAGGGCCAAAGAGGAAAAACTGCAACAGTCCATCAACTCACAGTTTCCTACCAACTTATAG
- the nsmce1 gene encoding non-structural maintenance of chromosomes element 1 homolog isoform X4, whose translation MGDSHRRFLQAMMANGVTDEQGAMALYRHCCTTHSSQHSPARLNDFIDTINSKLQPLFLQIRKGTSEDNGRQYYALVNMAETDVTRMSSDYADVELELFRRVLDLIVGSESGSVSSNDILNSADSLTMKKLKKSETEKLLSRLVHDKWLDEKRGEYTLSTRCIIEMEPYIRTMYEDQVKDCHICHNVAFQCQICENPTCGIKIHNPCVARIFNGRAEPRCPACDDFWPHEIPEVVARR comes from the exons ATGGGAGACAGCCACAGAAGGTTCCTGCAGGCCATGATGGCCAACGGCGTCACTGACGAGCAAGGAGCGATGGCGCTCTATCGCCATTGCTGTACAACCCACAGCA GCCAGCACTCCCCTGCCAGACTGAACGATTTCATTGATACCATCAACTCAAAGCTGCAGCCGCTGTTCCTTCAGATCAGGAAGGGCACGTCTGAGGATAACGGCCGTCAGTACTACGCCTTG GTAAACATGGCCGAGACCGATGTGACGAGGATGTCATCGGACTACGCTGACGTTGAGTTGGAGCTGTTCAGGAGAGTG CTGGATCTGATCGTGGGTTCTGAGAGTGGAAGCGTCTCCTCCAACGACATTCTGAACAGCGCAGACTCGCTGACCATGAAGAAACTGAAGAAGAGCGAGACGGAGAAACTCTTGAGCCGACTTGTGCACGATAAATGGCTGGATGAG AAACGCGGTGAGTACACCTTGTCCACCAGGTGCATCATAGAGATGGAGCCGTACATCCGCACCATGTACGAGGACCAGGTCAAAGACTGTCACATCTGTCACAACGTTGCCTTCCAG tgccaAATCTGTGAGAACCCTACCTGCggcataaaaatacacaacccGTGCGTGGCCAGAATCTTTAATGGAAGAGCAGAGCCTCGATGTCCAGCTTGTGATGACTTTTGGCCCCATGAAATCCCGG aagTTGTAGCCAGAAGATGA
- the vps37a gene encoding vacuolar protein sorting-associated protein 37A isoform X1, with the protein MNWLFPLSKGSGAPVSSLQQQRQRQIESLKVAHPSLAEIQKDVEYRIPFTINSSTISVNVLLPPQFPQEKPVVSVYPPVGHHLVDSNNGTMITSPLITNFGMHSDLGKVIQSLLDEFWKSPPALMSTGPAGFPYSLYKSGIAPYPTQAYYGPRHAAPAGPGPAPSPAPMPHPGVDGAHGPPRAPAPYGLISDLPLPVPTGDPQAGLNGHVYRMPDIPESFPELCDINLMQLSGLSEDEDLLLEFFVTLPQLKQVAHDKGELVTNIVDMARKNLQIEPRLDGKRQEMLYKYEQLTQMKSAFETRMQRQHDLSESFSLSTLQARLKVAAHQAEEESEEMAENFLEGRTDIDEFLTGFMEKRTLCHSRRAKEEKLQQSINSQFPTNL; encoded by the exons ATGAACTGGCTTTTCCCCCTGTCTAAAGGCTCCGGAGCTCCTGTCAGCAGCTTACAGCAACAAAGACAGCGGCAGATCGAGTCTCTAAAAGTCGCTCATCCAAG CCTTGCAGAAATCCAGAAGGATGTCGAGTACAGGATCCCCTTCACAATCAACAGCTCAACCATTAGTGTTAATGT gctgctgcccccccagtTCCCCCAGGAGAAGCCGGTGGTTAGCGTCTACCCGCCTGTGGGTCATCACCTAGTTGACAGCAACAATGGCACCATGATCACCAGCCCCCTCATCACGAAC TTTGGGATGCACTCCGATCTGGGTAAGGTCATTCAGAGTCTGCTGGACGAGTTCTGGAAGAGTCCTCCTGCCTTGATGTCCACTGGCCCTGCTGGCTTTCCGTA CAGTTTGTACAAGTCGGGCATCGCTCCTTATCCCACTCAGGCTTATTATGGTCCTCGCCACGCGGCGCCTGCTGGTCCAGGCCCGGCTCCGTCACCGGCTCCCATGCCTCACCCGGGGGTCGACGGTGCTCACGGGCCCCCGAGAGCTCCGGCACCATATGGACTCATTTCTGACCTTCCGCTGCCTGTTCCTACGGGAGATCCGCAG GCTGGACTGAACGGACACGTTTACAGGATGCCTGACATTCCCGAGTCTTTTCCCGAACTCTGTGACATCAA TCTCATGCAGCTGTCAGGCCTGTCTGAAGATGAAGATTTGTTACTGGAGTTCTTTGTGACTTTGCCGCAACTCAAACAGGTCGCCCACGACAAAGGAGAGCTGGTCACAAACATCGTCGACATGGCGA GGAAAAACCTTCAGATCGAACCCCGGCTGGATGGAAAGAGACAGGAAATGCTCTACAAG TACGAACAGCTGACTCAGATGAAGTCGGCCTTTGAGACGAGGATGCAGCGGCAGCACGACCTCAGCGAG AGCTTCAGTCTCAGTACTCTACAGGCCCGGCTGAAGGTCGCGGCCCACCAGGCTgaggaggagtcggaggagaTGGCTGAGAACTTCCTGGAGGGACGCACAGACATAGATGAATTCCTGACTGGCTTCATGGAGAAGAGAACG CTTTGCCACAGCAGAAGGGCCAAAGAGGAAAAACTGCAACAGTCCATCAACTCACAGTTTCCTACCAACTTATAG
- the nsmce1 gene encoding non-structural maintenance of chromosomes element 1 homolog isoform X1: MIRRNMSRQMGDSHRRFLQAMMANGVTDEQGAMALYRHCCTTHSSQHSPARLNDFIDTINSKLQPLFLQIRKGTSEDNGRQYYALVNMAETDVTRMSSDYADVELELFRRVLDLIVGSESGSVSSNDILNSADSLTMKKLKKSETEKLLSRLVHDKWLDEKRGEYTLSTRCIIEMEPYIRTMYEDQVKDCHICHNVAFQCQICENPTCGIKIHNPCVARIFNGRAEPRCPACDDFWPHEIPEVVARR; encoded by the exons atgattcgCAGAAACATGTCGCGGCAGATGGGAGACAGCCACAGAAGGTTCCTGCAGGCCATGATGGCCAACGGCGTCACTGACGAGCAAGGAGCGATGGCGCTCTATCGCCATTGCTGTACAACCCACAGCA GCCAGCACTCCCCTGCCAGACTGAACGATTTCATTGATACCATCAACTCAAAGCTGCAGCCGCTGTTCCTTCAGATCAGGAAGGGCACGTCTGAGGATAACGGCCGTCAGTACTACGCCTTG GTAAACATGGCCGAGACCGATGTGACGAGGATGTCATCGGACTACGCTGACGTTGAGTTGGAGCTGTTCAGGAGAGTG CTGGATCTGATCGTGGGTTCTGAGAGTGGAAGCGTCTCCTCCAACGACATTCTGAACAGCGCAGACTCGCTGACCATGAAGAAACTGAAGAAGAGCGAGACGGAGAAACTCTTGAGCCGACTTGTGCACGATAAATGGCTGGATGAG AAACGCGGTGAGTACACCTTGTCCACCAGGTGCATCATAGAGATGGAGCCGTACATCCGCACCATGTACGAGGACCAGGTCAAAGACTGTCACATCTGTCACAACGTTGCCTTCCAG tgccaAATCTGTGAGAACCCTACCTGCggcataaaaatacacaacccGTGCGTGGCCAGAATCTTTAATGGAAGAGCAGAGCCTCGATGTCCAGCTTGTGATGACTTTTGGCCCCATGAAATCCCGG aagTTGTAGCCAGAAGATGA
- the smim14 gene encoding small integral membrane protein 14 isoform X2: MAEGDFDPCECVCTHEHAMRRLINLLRQSQSYCTDTGCPQELPGPSSPAGGDGGLTLPMVMMGWMILAVLLFLLRPSNLRRPHPTSKAPGSHNSDRRGPPSPSVD, translated from the exons ATGGCGGAGGGAGACTTCGACCCCTGTGAGTGCGTCTGCACCCATGAGCACGCCATGCGGCGCCTCATCAACCTG CTCAGGCAATCTCAGTCCTACTGCACAGACACAGGCTGCCCTCAGGAAT TGCCGGGTCCCAGCAGTCCAGCCGGGGGAGACGGCGGCCTGACGCTCCCCATGGTTATGATGGGATGGATGATACTGGCTGTGCTCTTGTTCCTGTTGCGCCCGTCGAATCTCAGGCGTCCGCATCCCACAAGCAAAGCTCCCGGATCTCACAAT AGTGATAGAAGAGGGCCTCCATCACCATCTGTTGACTAG
- the smim14 gene encoding small integral membrane protein 14 isoform X1 has translation MTTVNKQSQLSPKTVLTGIFIFYFFITAKLKNIFSVWSEMAEGDFDPCECVCTHEHAMRRLINLLRQSQSYCTDTGCPQELPGPSSPAGGDGGLTLPMVMMGWMILAVLLFLLRPSNLRRPHPTSKAPGSHNSDRRGPPSPSVD, from the exons ATGACAACAGTAAATAAACAGTCGCAGCTCAGCCCGAAGACGGTTTTAAcggggatttttattttttatttttttataactgCAAAGCTCAA aAACATTTTCTCCGTTTGGTCAGAAATGGCGGAGGGAGACTTCGACCCCTGTGAGTGCGTCTGCACCCATGAGCACGCCATGCGGCGCCTCATCAACCTG CTCAGGCAATCTCAGTCCTACTGCACAGACACAGGCTGCCCTCAGGAAT TGCCGGGTCCCAGCAGTCCAGCCGGGGGAGACGGCGGCCTGACGCTCCCCATGGTTATGATGGGATGGATGATACTGGCTGTGCTCTTGTTCCTGTTGCGCCCGTCGAATCTCAGGCGTCCGCATCCCACAAGCAAAGCTCCCGGATCTCACAAT AGTGATAGAAGAGGGCCTCCATCACCATCTGTTGACTAG
- the pds5a gene encoding sister chromatid cohesion protein PDS5 homolog A, protein MEFPQQQKPAGDGKIIYPPGVKEITDKISNDEVVKRLKMVVKTYMDMDQDSEEEKQQYLALALHLASEFFLRNPNKDVRLLVACCLADIFRIYAPEAPYTSHDKLKDIFLFITRQLKGLEDTKSPQFNRYFYLLENLAWVKSYNICFELEDCNEIFIQLFKTLFSVINNSHNQKVQMHMMDLMNSIIMEGDGVTQELLDTILINLIPAHKNLNKQAYDLAKTLLKRTVQTIETCIANFFNQVLVMGKSSVSDLSEHVFDLIQELFSIDPMLLTSVMPQLEFKLKSNDGEERLAVVRLLAKLFGAKDSELASQNRPLWQCFLGRFNDIHVPVRLECVKFASHCLMNHPDLAKDLTEYLKVRSHDPEEAIRHDVIVTIINAGKKDLNLVNDQLLSFVRERTLDKRWRVRKEAMMGLAQLFKKYCLHHEAGKDSAQKISWIKDKLLHIYYQNSIDDKLLVEKIFAQYMVPHNLDTEEKMKCLYYLYACLDTNAVKALNEMWKCQNMLRGLVKELLDLHKLPVSEANNTAMFGKLMSIAKNLPDAGKAQDFMKKFNQVLGEDEKLRVQLETLISPTCSCKQAEICVREITRKLTFPKQPTNPFLEMVKFLLERIAPVHIDSEAISALVKLLNKSIEGTADDDEEGVTPDTAIRAGLELLKVLSFTHPTAFHSAETFESLLQCLKMEDEKVAEAAIHIFRNTGQKIETELQQIRSTLIPILHQKAKRGTPHQAKQAVHCIHAIFNNKEVQLAQIFEPLSRSLNADVPEQLITPLVSLGHISMLAPDQFASPMKSIVANFIVKDLLMNDRTVGNKNGKLWSTDEEVSPEVLAKVQAIKLLVRWLLGMKNNQSKSANSTLRLLSAMLVSEGDLTEQKKISKSDMSRLRLAAGAAIMKLAQEPCYHDIITPEQFQLCGLVINDECYQVRQIFAQKLHLALVKLLLPLEYLAVFALCAKDPVKERRAHARQCLLKNISVRREYIKQNPLAQEKLVSLLPEYVVPYMINLLAHDPDFTKPQEYDQLKDIKECLWFMLEVLMTKNENNSHAFLRKMVENIKQTKDTQCPDDAKTNEKLYIVCDVALFVIANKSTACHLDSPKDPVLPSKFFLIQDKDFKNDKEYLSTEMRQMLLTGKPKPAPVLGAVNKPLTVPGRRVFTKTTVATDTVSNTSTNSHPLSAAISKNSNEATESPESQAQENNENPVIKNDEVKKDESSQIKTPDAETETSTVKRRGRPPKTAAAAPAAAEKAGAAATTGSGTGRGRKRAADPSESANSKTSKQQQNDEGSKRQIDLQR, encoded by the exons ATGGTGGTGAAAACCTACATGGACATGGATCAGGACTctgaagaggagaagcagcagtaTCTCGCCCTGGCTCTCCACCTCGCCTCAGAGTTCTTTCTCAGGAACCCCAATAAAGATGTACGGCTGCTGGTGGCCTGCTGTCTGGCCGATATCTTCAGGATTTACGCTCCTGAAGCCCCGTACACCTCCCACGACAAACTCAAG gacaTCTTCCTGTTCATCACCAGGCAGCTAAAGGGACTGGAAGACACCAAGAGTCCCCAGTTCAACAGATACTTCTACCTGCTTGAA AATCTGGCGTGGGTGAAGTCCTATAACATATGTTTTGAGCTGGAGGACTGCAACGAAATCTTCATCCAGCTTTTCAAAACGCTCTTCTCTGTCATTAA TAACAGCCACAACCAGAAGGTGCAGATGCACATGATGGACCTGATGAATTCGATCATCATGGAGGGAGACGGAGTCACACAGGAGCTGCTGGATACCATCCTCATCAATCTCATCCCTGCACACAAA AATCTAAACAAGCAAGCCTACGATCTCGCCAAGACTCTGCTGAAGAGGACTGTTCAAACGATAGAGACATGCATTGCAAAC ttcTTCAATCAGGTGTTGGTGATGGGCAAATCATCAGTCAGCGACCTTTCGGAGCACGTCTTTGATCTGATCCAGGAACTGTTTTCCATCGACCCTATGCTGCTCACGTCTGTCATGCCGCAACTGGAGTTCAAACTTAAG AGCAACGATGGCGAGGAGCGTCTGGCTGTTGTGCGGTTGCTCGCTAAGCTGTTTGGGGCCAAAGATTCCGAGCTTGCCTCGCAGAACAGACCGCTGTGGCAGTGCTTCTTAGGACG GTTCAATGACATCCACGTTCCCGTCAGGCTGGAGTGCGTGAAGTTCGCCAGCCACTGTCTCATGAACCACCCAGACCTGGCCAAAGACCTGACAG AGTACCTAAAGGTGCGTTCCCACGATCCAGAGGAAGCTATCCGCCATGATGTCATCGTCACCATCATCAATGCGGGGAAGAAAGACCTCAACTTGGTCAATGACCAGCTGTTGAGCTTTGTTCGTGAGAGGACCTTAGACAAGAGG tggcgAGTACGTAAGGAGGCCATGATGGGCCTGGCTCAGCTTTTTAAGAAATACTGTCTGCATCACGAAGCCGGGAAAGATTCAGCCCAGAAGATCAGCTGGATCAAAGACAAACTGCTCCACATTTACTATCAGAACAGCATCGACGACAA GTTGTTAGTGGAGAAGATCTTCGCTCAGTACATGGTCCCTCACAATCTGGATACGGAGGAGAAGATGAAGTGTCTCTACTACCTGTATGCCTGCCTGGATACAAATGCTGTAAA GGCGCTGAATGAGATGTGGAAGTGTCAAAACATGTTGCGAGGTCTTGTCAAAGAGCTGCTGGACCTCCACAAACTGCCGGTT TCAGAGGCCAATAACACAGCCATGTTTGGGAAGCTGATGAGTATTGCAA AGAATCTCCCAGATGCTGGTAAGGCCCAGGACTTCATGAAGAAGTTCAACCAAGTCCTCGGCGAGGACGAAAAACTCCGAGTCCAGCTGGAGACGCTCATCAGCCCAACCTGCTCCTGCAAACAGGCGGAGATCTGTGTG AGGGAGATCACTCGGAAGTTGACTTTTCCCAAACAACCCACCAACCCATTCCTGGAGATGGTTAAATTCCTGCTGGAGCGCATAGCCCCAGTCCACATTGACTCTGAGGCCATCAG CGCCCTGGTGAAGCTGCTAAACAAATCTATTGAAGGCACAGCTGACGATGATGAGGAGGGTGTCACCCCTGATACAGCCATTCGAGCTGGCCTGGAGCTACTCAAG GTTCTGTCCTTCACACACCCCACAGCGTTCCACTCGGCAGAAACCTTTGAGTCTTTGCTTCAGTGTTTGAAGATGGAGGACGAGAAAGTGGCCGAGGCAGCCATCCATATCTTCAGAAACACGGGGCAAAAGATTGAGACGGAGCTGCAACAGATCCGATC GACTCTGATACCCATCTTGCATCAGAAAGCCAAGCGGGGGACCCCTCACCAGGCCAAGCAGGCTGTTCACTGTATCCATGCAATCTTTAACAATAAGGAAGTGCAGCTGGCCCAGATCTTTGAG CCTTTGTCACGAAGTCTTAACGCAGATGTCCCAGAACAGCTCATCACCCCCCTTGTGTCTCTGGGACACATATCCATGCTGGCCCCAGATCAGTTTGCTTCCCCAATGAAGTCCATTGTGGCTAATTTTATTGTCAAGGACTTGCTCATGAACGACAGG ACGGTTGGAAACAAGAATGGGAAGCTGTGGTCTACGGATGAGGAGGTTTCTCCCGAAGTCTTGGCTAAA GTGCAGGCCATCAAGCTGCTGGTACGTTGGCTACTAGGAATGAAGAACAACCAATCCAAGTCGGCCAACTCCACCCTGCGGCTGCTGTCAGCCATGTTGGTCAGCGAGGGAGACCTCACGGAGCAGAAGAAGATCAG TAAATCAGACATGTCTCGGCTGAGGTTGGCCGCCGGAGCCGCCATTATGAAGTTGGCCCAAGAGCCCTGctaccatgacatcatcacgccTGAACAGTTCCAGCTCTGCGGACTCGTCATCAAC GATGAGTGCTACCAGGTTCGTCAGATCTTCGCTCAGAAGCTGCACCTCGCGCTTGTGAAATtgctgctgcctctggagtACCTGGCCGTCTTTGCCCTGTGTGCCAAGGACCCGGTGAAGGAGCGCCGCGCCCATGCCCGGCAGTGCCTCCTGAAAAACATCTCTGTCCGTAGGGAGTACATCAAGCAGAATCCCCTCGCTCAGG AGAAACTGGTCTCCCTCCTTCCTGAGTATGTCGTTCCGTATATGATCAACCTGCTGGCCCATGACCCGGACTTCACCAAACCACAGGAATACGACCAGCTAAAAGACATCAAAGA GTGCCTGTGGTTCATGCTGGAAGTGCTGATGACCAAGAATGAGAACAACAGTCATGCTTTTCTCAGGAAGATGGTCGAGAACATCAAACAGACCAAGGATACACAGTGTCCTGATGATGCAAAGACCAATgag AAGCTGTACATCGTCTGTGACGTCGCTCTCTTCGTCATCGCCAATAAGAGCACCGCGTGTCACCTGGATTCTCCGAAAGACCCCGTCCTACCTTCCAAGTTCTTCCTCATACAAGACAAg GACTTCAAAAACGATAAAGAGTATTTGTCGACGGAGATGAGACAAATGCTGCTCACTGGAAAG CCGAAACCAGCTCCGGTGTTGGGAGCTGTGAACAAGCCTCTGACGGTACCAGGGAGGAGGGTCTTCACCAAAACCACCGTCGCCACGGATACGGTCAGCAACACCAGCACCAACTCCCACCCGCTGAGCGCCGCGATCAGCAAGAACAG CAACGAAGCGACCGAGTCACCGGAGAGCCAAGCGCAGGAGAACAATGAGAACCCCGTCATCAAGAATGACGAGGTCAAGAAG gacgaGTCGAGTCAAATCAAGACCCCTGACGCCGAGACAGAAACATCGACTGTCAAACGGCGCGGCCGTCCACCTAAGACAGCAGCCGCTGCGCCCGCAGCAGCCGAGAAGGCGGGAGCAGCCGCGACAACGGGGAGCGGAACCGGCAGGGGAAGGAAGAGGGCGGCCGACCCGTCAGAGTCGGCCAACAGCAAGAcgtcaaagcagcagcagaacgacGAAGGATCAAAGAGACAGATCGATTTGCAGAG GTAA
- the nsmce1 gene encoding non-structural maintenance of chromosomes element 1 homolog isoform X2, whose translation MLNMSRQMGDSHRRFLQAMMANGVTDEQGAMALYRHCCTTHSSQHSPARLNDFIDTINSKLQPLFLQIRKGTSEDNGRQYYALVNMAETDVTRMSSDYADVELELFRRVLDLIVGSESGSVSSNDILNSADSLTMKKLKKSETEKLLSRLVHDKWLDEKRGEYTLSTRCIIEMEPYIRTMYEDQVKDCHICHNVAFQCQICENPTCGIKIHNPCVARIFNGRAEPRCPACDDFWPHEIPEVVARR comes from the exons ATGCT AAACATGTCGCGGCAGATGGGAGACAGCCACAGAAGGTTCCTGCAGGCCATGATGGCCAACGGCGTCACTGACGAGCAAGGAGCGATGGCGCTCTATCGCCATTGCTGTACAACCCACAGCA GCCAGCACTCCCCTGCCAGACTGAACGATTTCATTGATACCATCAACTCAAAGCTGCAGCCGCTGTTCCTTCAGATCAGGAAGGGCACGTCTGAGGATAACGGCCGTCAGTACTACGCCTTG GTAAACATGGCCGAGACCGATGTGACGAGGATGTCATCGGACTACGCTGACGTTGAGTTGGAGCTGTTCAGGAGAGTG CTGGATCTGATCGTGGGTTCTGAGAGTGGAAGCGTCTCCTCCAACGACATTCTGAACAGCGCAGACTCGCTGACCATGAAGAAACTGAAGAAGAGCGAGACGGAGAAACTCTTGAGCCGACTTGTGCACGATAAATGGCTGGATGAG AAACGCGGTGAGTACACCTTGTCCACCAGGTGCATCATAGAGATGGAGCCGTACATCCGCACCATGTACGAGGACCAGGTCAAAGACTGTCACATCTGTCACAACGTTGCCTTCCAG tgccaAATCTGTGAGAACCCTACCTGCggcataaaaatacacaacccGTGCGTGGCCAGAATCTTTAATGGAAGAGCAGAGCCTCGATGTCCAGCTTGTGATGACTTTTGGCCCCATGAAATCCCGG aagTTGTAGCCAGAAGATGA
- the nsmce1 gene encoding non-structural maintenance of chromosomes element 1 homolog isoform X3: MSRQMGDSHRRFLQAMMANGVTDEQGAMALYRHCCTTHSSQHSPARLNDFIDTINSKLQPLFLQIRKGTSEDNGRQYYALVNMAETDVTRMSSDYADVELELFRRVLDLIVGSESGSVSSNDILNSADSLTMKKLKKSETEKLLSRLVHDKWLDEKRGEYTLSTRCIIEMEPYIRTMYEDQVKDCHICHNVAFQCQICENPTCGIKIHNPCVARIFNGRAEPRCPACDDFWPHEIPEVVARR, encoded by the exons ATGTCGCGGCAGATGGGAGACAGCCACAGAAGGTTCCTGCAGGCCATGATGGCCAACGGCGTCACTGACGAGCAAGGAGCGATGGCGCTCTATCGCCATTGCTGTACAACCCACAGCA GCCAGCACTCCCCTGCCAGACTGAACGATTTCATTGATACCATCAACTCAAAGCTGCAGCCGCTGTTCCTTCAGATCAGGAAGGGCACGTCTGAGGATAACGGCCGTCAGTACTACGCCTTG GTAAACATGGCCGAGACCGATGTGACGAGGATGTCATCGGACTACGCTGACGTTGAGTTGGAGCTGTTCAGGAGAGTG CTGGATCTGATCGTGGGTTCTGAGAGTGGAAGCGTCTCCTCCAACGACATTCTGAACAGCGCAGACTCGCTGACCATGAAGAAACTGAAGAAGAGCGAGACGGAGAAACTCTTGAGCCGACTTGTGCACGATAAATGGCTGGATGAG AAACGCGGTGAGTACACCTTGTCCACCAGGTGCATCATAGAGATGGAGCCGTACATCCGCACCATGTACGAGGACCAGGTCAAAGACTGTCACATCTGTCACAACGTTGCCTTCCAG tgccaAATCTGTGAGAACCCTACCTGCggcataaaaatacacaacccGTGCGTGGCCAGAATCTTTAATGGAAGAGCAGAGCCTCGATGTCCAGCTTGTGATGACTTTTGGCCCCATGAAATCCCGG aagTTGTAGCCAGAAGATGA